The nucleotide sequence CAGCGTAACCCGACATCTTTCCTTCCTCAGGCGGGGCCTGTCGGGTTACGCCCGCGGGGCTAAGCCGACCTACGTTTTCTGTGCTCGCACGTGCGCGGATGAAGCAGATCAGCGCCGCCAGGCTGAAGGTGGCGGCCAGCGAGCTCATGCGCTGCACCACGTACAGCACGCTGGACAGCATGATCGGATGCAGCGCGAACAACGCCGCGGCGGCCAGCGCGAACACGGCGGCCTGCGGCGTGGCCCACAGGCGGCGGCCGATGTGCCCGGCCAGCGCCCATACCAGCAGCACGTTCAGCAGATGAATGCCGAGGTTGGTCAGCTTGAAGGGCAAAGCGCTTACGGTGCTGCCGGCAAGGGAGTGGTTCAGTGCCAGACTGAGGTAGGCGACCGGGCGGCCCAGAGGCCCTGCCTCGCCAGCAAAGGCCGCGCGCCATAGCGCCCGCCAGTCCAGGCCATCCACGTGAATGACGGCATTTTCCAGGATGTTGGGGTAGTCATCAAACAGCCAGGGCCCGCGCAGGCCCGGCCAATAGCAGACTGCAGCCAGCAGCAGCAGCGTGATCAGCGCCACAGACTCAAGGCGGGTAGCCATTAACGGGGGTGCCAGATAAAAGAAAGGGCGGCCGAAGCCGCCCTTGTGATAGGGAATGCTACGAACTTAACGCCTGGGCAAGTACTTGTCCGGTACGGTGCTGCTAGCGCTCACCGTCCACTCCAGGTTACCGCCCTGATTCAGCGGCTCGTAGATGACGTCGTCGCCGGTCGCTTCGCCTAAACCGAGCGTGGTGTCGGCTTTCAGGTCGACTGTGATCACGCCGTTGGCGCCCACGGTCACCGCGGATACGTACTTCGCGCGATACGAGCCGGCTTCTGACAGGCCCAGGCTTGCGTGGGTCGTTGGCAGGCCCGTTAGAGTTCCGTTTTCGCTATATGACACGTCGATGGCGGTGCGCGCCGCCGAGGCCAGCGAAGCGGATTCCGACACCTTGGACCGGATGGTGTAGTCCTGATACGCCGGCACGGCCAGCGCGGCCAGGATGCCGATGATGGCGACCACGATCATCAGTTCGATGAGCGTGAAGCCCTGTTGTAGTTTCTGCATTTGCATGTCTCCCGATGGATGAATGTAAGTTGAACCGCGCAGGCTGCCCCGCTACACGCCAACGCGTGCCCTGCAGCATATCGGCTTGTGGCGGGTGGCCTTGAGCCGGTGCGCGGTACAACAACAGCAATTGCCGTGCCATAGGTCTGGTTGGTGCCAAGTCGGTTTCACGAATGCCCGGGAAACCGGTCATGAATTCCCCTGGGGACAGC is from Immundisolibacter sp. and encodes:
- a CDS encoding pilin gives rise to the protein MQKLQQGFTLIELMIVVAIIGILAALAVPAYQDYTIRSKVSESASLASAARTAIDVSYSENGTLTGLPTTHASLGLSEAGSYRAKYVSAVTVGANGVITVDLKADTTLGLGEATGDDVIYEPLNQGGNLEWTVSASSTVPDKYLPRR